From the genome of Triticum aestivum cultivar Chinese Spring chromosome 3B, IWGSC CS RefSeq v2.1, whole genome shotgun sequence, one region includes:
- the LOC123070634 gene encoding kinesin-like protein KIN-14C, translating to MGTFGGQFEDFHADDRRAEVIDWLGGLLPEFDLPLDSSDEELREYLIDGTALCYTADKLMPGVLEGVWGGYASDHRSNVKKFLSVIAEMGLPGFSVKDLEEGSMSSIVECLLALRDNVSAGLGENMSNYAAKTPSRPVAPVSTPGRRSPGEDRRRGVWDAKSPQRSPLLSGQKANEVFQFKRGQYTDLPAAKISEMIQSNSLDNAPTQSLLRVVNGILDESIERKRGEIPHRVVYLLRNVVQEIEHRISIQAEHIRNQNNIIKTREDKYRSKIKALETLVNGTNEENEMAINRLELVKVEKSKIDERRKIGEQDMVRLMREKENAENTVTNLQQEIQVMSRMFEEYREQMEEKTSQMEEHLTLRAKEAEFLLMQSKKRVEELETASELQLQLWSKKANTFRSFMDNQKLCIKDIRISSQSIKQEMFALQMKWRDEISNMGLDLKGLVDAAENYHGVLAENQKLFNEVQELKGNIRVYCRVRPFLPGQDGKSTAVDYIGENGEILISNPSKQGKDGYRMFKFNKIFNTHVSQAEVFSDIQPLIRSVLDGFNVCIFAYGQTGSGKTYTMSGPGKSKEDWGVNYRALNDLFDISLKRRNTFSYEVEVQMVEIYNEQVRDLLSNDIAQKRLGIWSTSQPNGLVVPDASLIPVKSTSDVLDLMEIGQANRAVGSTALNERSSRSHSILTVHVRGLDVKNGSTSRGCLHLIDLAGSERVERSEATGDRLKEAQHINKSLSALGDVIFALAQKNAHVPYRNSKLTQVLQSSLGGQAKTLMFVQINPDVESCSETISTLKFAERVSGVELGAARSNKEGKDIKDLLEQVASLKDTISRKDMEMEQLQVNKVKSPSSLTDKSGSSLLKQSSTASQQNQLISGSIGSGETEYEDNASDDGCSVGETEYSVGSASESAADRMQKGPSRLTRFFLTKNGQPAASRPKPKEPVPKTTIIGRRNSIASQVPTAASSIKPPKKRVVQ from the exons ATGGGGACCTTCGGTGGCCAGTTCGAGGACTTCCACGCAG ACGACCGGCGTGCGGAGGTGATAGATTGGCTCGGCGGGCTGCTGCCGGAGTTCGATTTGCCGCTGGATTCTTCAGACGAGGAGCTGCGGGAGTACCTTATCGATGGGACGGCGCTGTGCTACACTGCGGACAAGCTCATGCCTGGTGTTCTGGAG GGGGTTTGGGGTGGTTATGCATCAGACCATCGGTCAAATGTGAAGAAGTTCCTCTCTGTTATCGCGGAGATGGGGCTGCCAGGATTCAGCGTCAAGGATCTTGAGGAG GGATCAATGTCGTCTATAGTAGAGTGTCTCTTGGCTCTAAGAGATAATGTGTCAGCAGGATTGGGTGAAAATATGTCTAACTATGCTGCTAAGACTCCTTCAAGGCCTGTGGCTCCAGTTTCCACACCAGGAAGGAGATCTCCTGGAGAGGATAGAAGAAGGGGTGTTTGGGACGCCAAATCCCCACAAAGAAGTCCACTTCTTTCAG GACAGAAGGCCAACGAGGTTTTCCAATTTAAGCGTGGACAATACACAGATCTTCCTGCTGCTAAGATTTCAGAGATGATCCAGTCAAACAGTTTAGAT AATGCCCCCACTCAATCACTTCTTAGAGTTGTTAACGGCATTCTGGATGAAAGTATTGAGAGAAAAAGAGGAGAAATACCACAT CGAGTTGTTTATTTACTAAGGAACGTTGTTCAAGAGATTGAGCACCGCATTTCTATTCAAGCAGAACACATTAGAAAT CAAAATAACATCATCAAAACACGCGAGGATAAGTACCGTTCAAAAATTAAAGCACTCGAGACATTAGTAAATGGAACAAATGAAGAAAACGAG ATGGCAATAAACCGTCTTGAGCTAGTTAAG GTAGAGAAGTCAAAAATTGATGAGAGAAGAAAGATAGGCGAGCAAGACATGGTCCGGCTGATGCGTGAAAAGGAAAATGCAGAGAATACAGTTACTAACCTTCAGCAGGAAATTCAAGTCATGAGCAGGATGTTCGAAGAATACAGGGAGCAGATGGAAGAAAAAACAAGCCAAATGGAGGAACACTTGACTCTAAGAGCTAAGGAGGCAGAGTTTCTTCTTATGCAATCGAAAAAGAGAGTTGAAGAACTTGAAACTGCTTCTGAACTACAATTGCAACTCTGGAGCAAGAAGGCAAATACTTTTCGAAGTTTTATGGATAACCAAAAACTGTGTATTAAG GATATAAGGATATCGTCTCAGTCAATTAAGCAGGAAATGTTTGCCCTTCAAATGAAATGGAGGGATGAAATATCTAACATGG GACTTGACCTAAAAGGTTTGGTAGATGCCGCTGAAAATTACCATGGCGTTCTTGCTGAAAATCAGAAGTTATTTAATGAAGTGCAAGAACTAAAAG GTAATATAAGAGTATACTGTCGTGTCAGACCATTTCTTCCTGGTCAAGACGGAAAATCAACCGCAGTTGATTATATTGGTGAGAATGGTGAAATTCTCATTTCAAACCCCTCCAAGCAAGGAAAGGATGGCTATCGGATGTTCAAGTTTAACAAGATCTTTAATACACATGTTTCTCAAG CTGAAGTTTTCTCCGATATCCAGCCTTTGATTAGATCTGTTCTTGATGGATTCAATGTGTGCATTTTTGCATACGGCCAAACTGGATCTGGCAAAACATATACAATG AGCGGCCCCGGCAAATCAAAAGAAGATTGGGGTGTTAACTATCGAGCTTTAAATGACTTGTTTGATATCTCGTTAAAAAGGAGAAACACTTTCTCATATGAGGTGGAAGTGCAAATGGTTGAAATATACAACGAACAAGTCAGGGATCTTCTATCAAATGATATTGCACAAAAGAG ACTCGGTATTTGGAGTACTTCTCAACCTAATGGACTTGTCGTACCCGATGCTAGTTTAATTCCTGTCAAATCAACATCGGATGTATTAGACTTAATGGAAATTGGACAGGCAAATAGAGCAGTTGGATCAACAGCGCTGAATGAAAGGAGTAGTAGGTCCCATAG CATTTTAACCGTGCATGTGAGAGGTCTGGACGTGAAGAATGGATCTACTTCTCGAGGATGTCTACATCTGATTGATCTTGCTGGGAGTGAGAGAGTAGAGCGATCTGAAGCAACCGGAGATAGATTAAAGGAAGCACAACATATTAACAAATCTCTTTCTGCTCTTGGAGATGTCATCTTTGCTTTGGCCCAGAAGAATGCTCATGTGCCCTACAGAAACAGCAAACTGACTCAAGTTCTTCAGAGCTCTTTAG GTGGGCAAGCAAAGACGCTAATGTTTGTTCAGATAAACCCTGATGTGGAATCATGTTCAGAAACCATAAGTACTTTGAAATTTGCTGAAAGAGTTTCTGGGGTTGAGTTAGGTGCTGCAAGGAGCAACAAAGAGGGCAAGGATATAAAAGATCTGCTAGAACAG GTTGCGTCTTTGAAAGACACAATATCGCGAAAGGATATGGAAATGGAACAGCTTCAAGTCAACAAAGTCAAATCTCCCAGTTCATTAACAGATAAAAGTGGCAGTAGCTTGCTAAAACAGTCCTCTACGGCAAGCCAACAGAACCAACTAATATCAG GGTCCATTGGATCAGGTGAAACTGAATACGAAGATAATGCATCCGACGATGGTTGCTCGGTAGGTGAAACCGAGTATTCTGTCGGCAGCGCTTCTGAATCAGCAGCAGATCGAAT GCAAAAGGGTCCATCAAGACTGACCAGATTTTTCCTGACGAAGAATGGGCAGCCAGCGGCTTCCAGACCAAAACCAAAGGAACCTGTTCCGAAGACGACGATCATAG GTCGCCGGAACTCGATAGCTAGCCAGGTCCCGACCGCGGCATCTTCGATCAAGCCGCCGAAGAAACGGGTGGTCCAGTAG